GTTTGCCTAAGTAGAAGTATAGAGCCTTTCACCACTTCCCTGGCTATGTTTCCCTTCAGCCCCCTGCACATTGCTTTCAGCACAACTCTCGAGTTCCGTTGAGTGTGTGAAGAGGAGCCGTGAAGATCCAGCAGACGATTTTCATCTGTCTAATTCCTCTTTCTGTGATTGCGTCTGATGAGTCACAGTTAACCCAGTCACACAGCTGTGCGATTCCCAGTGCGCTGATTCATAGAGTGTGCCACCACAATGCCAACCTCTCTCTACTCGCCTCTTCCTTTGCCCTCCCTCACAAACTGCTAATGAAGTGAATCACAACTATTTTTCCCCCGATCCCTTTACCCCAACAGCTGATGGTGAGCGATTGCATCCACAATACTCTTTTAATTAGTATAGAGAATAAATTGGTTGAGCATGCCTTTTTCCTTAATTGCTTTTTCCTCAGCTTGGATTTAATTGGGCCGCAGCTCTGTTTATTGATCTCCTTTGATGTGCTTTAATTTggataattttatatatttattttggacGTGACGAGTCGGTTTGTCTTGAGGGGGAAAGTGTTCAGCAGCGGGGCCGGTACTGCAGCAGACTGCGGTATATTCAGCGAGCCTGGGGTCCAGCGTGCAATGGCAACTAGGTGGGGAGATGATCAAACCCAGAAggcagcaaagcagctccaCTAAAGTCTAAGAGGCCTCAAGTGAACAACTCTTTGATCTCACATCAACACCTCATGAATGCCAATGTGGATCAGTAAAGCAAGGGAGTCAGGCCTTCTAAGCCAGCCTTAACAGGCTTGCAGGCCAGTACATATTTCTTCCAGCAgctagtttttattttgtgccTGATTCATGCTGCGTCATCTCTCCCCCTCCTGCCTGCCACAACAAAGCGCAATTTTCTTCCTCCGCCTCCATGGTTTCATAATTAGTGTGCTTCTCTGCGTGTGATGGTGGGTTTGTTTTCCAGACGTGCGTGAGCATTTGCTTGTGCAAGCATTCATTTGTACTAGTGCCTCAATTTACTGCATTTACGTATATTATTTTCAGCAATCCACCTAAACCCATCTTTCTCCCTCACAGGGGGCAACTTCACCCTGGCCGAGCTCGGAGTGTGTGAGCCATCTCCCCCTCCGCACCCTGCTGCCGTTCCCTACTGTCCCGACCTGGGCCTTCTCCAGCGGGGTTACTCACTTAGTGCTGGCTCTGATGCCGACTCAGACCCCGAGGGGCCGCTGTCTCCAGAGAGAGCCATCCAGCTGTGGGCCGGACGAGGAGGGGTAAAGTCCCGCCGCAGCTCAGGAGTGTCCAGTCGCGAGAATTCAGCCCTCACCCTCACTGACTCTGAGAATGATAACAAGTCAGATGATGAGTCAGGTAGGACAAAGGACTATCAGAAGGTCAagatgtgttttgtttattataGTACAGGCCCACTGATCTGagggcagggaaaaaaaaaaagaggaagagtgaGTAAGAATTGATGAGAATGAGGGAACACAGTGGGGCACATGCTCTGGACTGATGTTATATGAAATGGGATCATGAAAGGGAATGTATGTATAAATCTTATATTGTAAAAATCCTTAGAACATCcctcagacagacagccattgcATGAATTGCGAGAGAGTTGGATTTATTGATTAAGTCTGTTTGTGATCTGAAGAACAGTAGTTGGACACCCCCCGAGAGGGCCCTCTTTATTTTCATCAATAGCACTTAGCCAAAACCCTCTAACTCCACCCTTTTAAGCCACTTATCTGCTGACATCTCACCACTGGTCTGTCAGtcttcaaaacaaaaaaccttctGGAGTTTTTGGGAGATCTGATTGCATTTTTAGCTTTTGTGAGAGAAGCTAATCTTGCTCCTCAATTGCATCTTTTGAATGTGAGAGCGTGATTCTCCCGAGGGAAATCTCATTCCTCCGGCAACTTTGTTTATTGCCAACTTCCCATTTCCTTGTTAATCCTGACGCAGTCGTAAACCCGCGCGCGAGCTTCACCGAGGTGTCAATGGAGGTTAATGAAAAGTGGATGGAAGGAAGAGCAACAGTCTAATTAATTGAATTCTCGGCAGCCGCACATATCAGCTGTGGATCAACCTCTGTTGGACTGTGAGCCTCTGAATCTGAAACAACTTCTGTCGACTGATCAAACTACTCAACACCTATTAAACACGTCAAGGAACACCTTCCCTGAAATGCGCTTCTTTTCCAACCACCCGATAATTGCTTTGTGGTTAATTACCAAGCTAATCTTGCAGCCACAGATATCAGCTGCAAACgccactctcactctctctgtttcAGGGCCAGAGGAGCAGCACTGAGCACTCGGTTGCCTGTATTTCAGGACCTTGTAGAATTAGCTTCTTAATCCAACTCTGTATTGTGATAATCAGTTGCCTGCAGTATGATGTCACTGAGTGTCGATTGTTAAGGAGATcaaaacatgttgtttttcagtgtggCAACAGAAACTTTGTCAAAAAGTGGCATTCGTGGATATTTTTGTGCTCCTAGAGGGGCCAGACATTCACCTTGTCTGTTAGAGAAATTCATATTGTTGATTATGCATAACACGTCTCAAATCAAagcaatttaaatttaattctacTTCAAAAGTTTGCCTTCTATAGAAGTATTAAGGGAAACCACCATCTCACACCTTTAGGCTTGTCTCATGGTTTCACAGACTGACTAGATTTAGATCAGGCGGGTGCACTGGTGTCTCTGCCAGCATGAAGAGATCAGAGGCAGCGCAGCAGCCTGATAAAAAGACGAGTGTGTACGTGTGTCTGATCAAGTCAATCCGTTAGTTATTTAGTCACTCTTAGTGAGGGAAATCTTGCCCTTCCCTCCTGCTTTTACTTCCAAACAAAACACCGGATACAGCCGCACGTCACATCTTAAAGCACCCATCGAACCTTCAAGTAGTGTGTGCAGATTGTGTGTCGAATTTGCACGCGTGCATATATGTTTCAGGGTCTGACATGTATGTTATATCGCTTGTCTATTGGCGTGAGAGCGTTTAAGCCTGAACTGTGTGAGTGGAAGTGTGAAGCAGGAGCAGCGGGAGTGTCaaaacagcaggaggaggatcTGAGGGTCTAATAATAGAGATTGACAGAAGCAGACAGAGAAACAACATCATAAACACATGCTAACAAATCAAAAAGACGGTGACGTGCCAAAACACCAAACAGCATGCTGCACCACTCTCATCTTGCCGCGTCTCTAACAATCTTCAGAAGTCTCACCTCCACttgcttctcctcctcctcctcttcatctcactCCTCtcccatctttattcttcagcttTAAAGCTTCCTCTTGTGTCTTTCTGTTCGCTCGCACGGCGCCTCTCACCAGCTCTCGTTACGCTCCTGTCAGTACAGCTTGGCAGCGTGACTGACAGGTTTCAGTTTCAGGGTCTAAGGTTCCCCTTCAGGGTACATGTGgatgaatgtttgtgtgtgccctATTGCAGATTTCACTACCAAAATAGAAAACCCAGAGAAATGGTGGCAGATATTACAAACCTCCAGGTTACtatactttgtgtttgtgtgggggtttttttgtcagTAGGGCAACTGACTGAAGAGTAAGTGAAGTATACATTTACAGATTTCTTTTACTTCATATCTGtgatcttcattttttttttccattttatgtcATTATAATGGCatctaaacaaaatacaaaaatttccCTAACTGTGTAGTTAGGAACCCGTATATCTGAGTGCCTAACTACATGTACTATTTTTATATCTTTGTTCCTGGAGGAGGTGAAAAGCCTggaaaacaatcaaaacaaaagctgagtcaataacaaattaaaaagtgtTATCTTTTTTTATAGCAATCACGATGCCTGGTGCCTTTGTTAGTCTCAACACAATCGGCACTTGAAACTGTACATACAGTGCTCCTAAGGAGATGTTATATTAGTGGTACAAATACCCTTGAATACAGctatgtgggttttttttttacaattacaACTACTGCATAGATAAACAACATACACAGTTTGTGTGCTCTTTTAAGTGTAGGCATGCATAAGGCAAAGGGAACTCTATTTATGATTTGGGATACAAACTGTATTAAAATAACCATGGCACCCAACCATGCTTTTAAAATGGTTGTCAGTGTCCCAGATTGAGAAGTATACAGGAATATAAACTTaccggccactttgttaggtacacctgttcaagtGCTTGTTGACACAGATATCTAATCAggcaatcacatgacagcagcCCAATGCATTTTGGTATCTAGATATGGTCAACATGACCTGCTGAATTGGAAagcaagcatcagaatgggaaggAAAGGTAATCTAAGTGACTTTGACTctgacatggttgttggtgccagacagactGGTCAACCATCtatagggtttacagagaatggtctggaaGAGATAAAATATCAAGTGAGCAATTGTTCTTTGGGCAAAAATGCCTGATTGTtgccagagatcagaggagaatggccaaactGCTTTGAACTGAGAAGACAGCAACAGTAGCTCAAAGAACCACTGGTTACAGcacgttgaaccttgaagcagatgggctacagcagcagaagaccaaacAGGGGcctctcctgtcagctaagaagagcaaactgaggctacagtttgcacaggctcaccaaaattggacagtagAACATTGGAAAAACGtagcctggtctgatgagtattgatttctgctgcaacattcagatggttgggtcagaatttggcataaaaaatatgaaagtaTGGCTCCAGAGCAACAGCAAGACCCCAGAAAGAACACAACAGGTCTCAATCACAATAAGCTCTGATGAGATCAGACATGAAAAGAAGGAGCTGGGTTGAGGGTAGGCGTCAAATCAGCTTGCAGAGGCTGCAGAAACTGCAGGCTGGCTAACGAAACCTAAATAGTTTTTAATATATGATATTTACTAATAGGATACATATGAAGCCATTGTGGATGAGTTGCAAACTTTTTAGCCTGCTTGCTGATCATCAACTGTTTACCTTTAAATTCACACAGAGGCACTTACAATCAATATAAGTAAGCAATAAAGTATCTCCATATATCTGAAGTATGGTAAATGTATGAACAAGCAGTAAAATACCATGCAAAATAGATACAAGCCACGTACTGACAATTTATGATGTTGTTCAGTGATCTTCATCCACTGATTAGGATGAATTGACAATTAAGTGTTCCAGGCTAGGTTATCGCTTAAGGAGCTGTTGGGGTTTATGCGTGTAGTTGTTTCCTCTGCAGAGCTCAGGTATCTATTACATCTACTTCCCGACTCTAGCCCTCGGTTTTTAGGAGGggatttttcattttctgttttgttttttcgcttgttgttgtgttttcatttactgGTAAATTCCTTTTACAGAGAAGTATGCAAAGCCCGTTAAATTAGTTTCATAAATGCAACTCAGGGATTTCAGAGTTTCCCTACATCCAGTTTTATTGTCGAGTATTGAATAAAGACACTTCCCGTTTATTGCCCCTTCCAGACACTATTAAAATAAAGAGACTAGAACGTTGACTTGGCAGAGCCAATGCAAGTTTCTTTAGTGGGAGACAAACAAATATGGGCATAGTGAGCAGCATTTGGAGATTTCATTTTGGCAAAGTGGAGGAAGAGATTTACTGTCACACTGTGCACTGCCTCGTAAAACGTCCGTCTGGAAACACAGGCAGGAGAACAGGAGTGCTTGTAAATTCCCACAGCAGTGCCTGATGGTCACATCCAAACTGCATTGATCAGAAGGGAGAATGATTAAAACATGCATTAAATGAAATAAGATCAGGCTCTGACATTGATTTAAACCTGAAGCCCAGGCCAGACTTTATGGCCACAATCCATAGTCCAGTGCTCCGcatatgcttgtgtgtgtgtgtgtgtgtggagtccATATGTCTCTGTGCTTCCCCTCTCATTAAATAGCAGCCAGTTAAGGAAACGGAGAAAATCAAATTCAACTTCAACATTGTTTTCTGTCAATAAAGCTTGCCTTTACTCATACGGCCAACTTTATATACACAGACACAGTCTGGCCGCTCAGCTGACTACCGGCCCAATCACACATGCATGCTGATTAGCTGTTTTCAGAcaaactccctctcctccttcctTCTCTGGCTCAATCTCTCCATCTGGTTGACTGGATAATAAATCATGAGGTTGTATTGTGACGTATGTGACAGGATGTATTAATCTCATAATTAGAGAATGAAAAGGTGGCGCTAAATTTAGTCTGGCCTTTTCTGCCTAACCCTGCCCCCCGATCTGGGCATGCTCAATTGCCCGGTTTTCCCTAACAGAGCCTTtcttcagtctgtttttcttcAGAGCTTTGCTGTGATGCTTTTATTATGTTAAAGTATTAATTCTCTTTTATGATaagacagggaaaaaaaaaactttctaaaCGTCTATGAAAACATCTGCAGTTgagaacttttttcttttgttctttttttttttcatttccttgGTAGCTGGAGCTGTAATTATGCTTTATAAAAGCAGGAGTTGGGCAAAGTGATTCCTCTGATTAACTAATCAAATCTACTAGCACAGGTGGCAGAGTGCCTGCACCAGCGccgtcctctttttttttttttttttttttaatattccccACAAAGCAAACCGTAAATCAAACCGCATTCAAATCAGCTGACGGGATTTTTACCTTAGACAGTGAAGCACTCAAGTGATTGTCTTGTAATCAAGGATATTAAGATAATGTTTAAttatgatcattttcattttgaataaaaaagtgctttatacttTGCAACACAGATTATAATTATATGCCACAGAGTGACTGTAAGACCTTTTTTGTTTCAGGTGTTAGCAGTTAGATTTACACTGCAGCCACTATCAGCACGAGGAACTCGGCCCGCGCCTTGCCTGTCTATCAAATTCGAGCAACACTTATAGAGTTGGGCTGGTGGGGTCCCCCAAGACCACTGCTGTCCCCTCAGGgtctctgtgagtgtgtgccaGTAAGAAACTGAGAGTGAGAgcgcgtgtgtttgtgtgttgggaGGGTTGGGGGCATTAGCCTCTGATTGAGTTTTCAGAGAGCAACGTGGGGTGCGAAAGGCTCGACAATGGTCTAACAGAATTAGTAGCTTGTGATGAATGGTGTGTGAGAGCAGCACTGACAGTTCgctttcagaaacacacaccaCTGAGAGCGGGTGTatggatgtgtatgtgtgcgtacacCTCTGTACTTCACCCAGTGGTTCAAGGACTTTTTGTCCATGCACTAAGAGCCATGCATGCCGGAATGAGAAAAGTagtgatggacacacacacacacacacacacacacacacacacacacacacacacacacacacacacacacacatagtctGTATCTGCATGCGTTTGTCCCCTGGTTAAGCCAAGGGTTTGAAATGTGCCCCACAGTCATGATCAATAATGATTGGTCTATTCAACATGGTGAACACGACGCTCATACGTGCTCACACACTCGCGCAAAACTGAGCGATGAATAAAAAATTTTCACTGTCCTTGTCAAGCATTTCTGACTATATAAGATATTTTTGGACCGGAGCTGATACTGAAGCGAAGGCTGATaatacacatgcacaaagaCGGGCAGGCAGGTTCACACCGCACCACACaagacacgcagacacacacacagggatgcATAAGAGCAGTGTTTAATAAAAGCCCTGGGATATCGATCACAGTAGATGGATGCTAACTCACATTAAGGGAAGGGAGCTGGGAGTGatagagaggagaagaagaaaaggaacatCCTAAACGATGAATAAATGgaaagaggatgaggagggaggGATTTTCCCATACAGCTGACAGGGAAGGTATTCAAATATGCGTTATTGTGCCAATTTGCTGGTGTAGGCATGCAGTGAGCGTCCACTCATACTAACAGTAATattatcagtttaaaaaaaaaaaaagtcacacgcATGGTGAAATATTGTTTGTGTTGGACTTGTAACTTGCTGACGACTGTGCTGCCATCCTAATAGGGAATTTAGTGAGCCGTAATGGCCTCTCATGCCATCGTCAGACCTGCctagagaaagagagggaaaggagTGTAACGGTGagaagcagcactgagagcaaGCCGAGAATTCTCTAGTCAATTATGAGTGATCATATTTTCCTCTGCATGGTGCTGAAACTACTTTTGTAGTTTAATGGTCAGCGCTTTGCCTCCTAATGAAGGCTGGAAGTATCAGACTGAGAACAAGAATGAGTATAAAAAGGTAGATGATCGGCGGGCACGAGCCTgcaattcacttttttttttttggttttgttttctgtcctttagtttgatttctgtgcttttctcatgcagtttcagttttgttttgtttctcatgctctgtctttgatttttcataatctttttttttgttgtttgcttctttttctctcgctttttctttcttccattACTTCTGCTCCAGCTTACCtggatgatgaggatgatgaggatCCATTTGGAGACTATGTGATCAGTAAGTCACATCTGAGTGTAGCCTCTGTAATTATTGAGCCCATTTTAGatccccgtgtgtgtgtgtgtgtgtttaagtgatGTGCTGGTGTATGTAATTGACAGTATTATACATTAGTTGCTGTGTCTGGGCACTGCACCCAGTGTAATCCTTCTGTCTTCTAACTTGGCTGCAGCTGTGAAAGCAGAGCATTATTTTCTATTCATGCTTTAAATCAAGACTTGACattttcatcactccatcattAGACAGTGTCAGGGTGTTGGGTAGAAAagggaacagtaaaataattGGTTTCCGTACATTACTCTTGTGTTTCATCTGATACAAGGCAAAGCCACTGTTCTTCTTCACATGCCTCATCTACATTTACGAGCGCCTCTCATTATGATCTTCTGTTCATTAGCACACGTCCAACTGGTTAATCTCTTTGCACTTGATCAGAGAAAATTTCCCAGAgggtccatttttttttcctcctcctccgctaTTGGAAAGTCAGCCATATTTACTCCTGATTCAGAGATTGTTTGTCTCTATAAGCGTGGGTTAGTGTTAATGCTTGTGTTATTGGGCCACAgagttttcatctgttttcattAGTAAGAAGTGGTGGAAGagagtaagagcagagtgtgtattagaaaagaaaaataaacattttttttttatgttacaggttgaaggttattttttttatttaataccaTTAAGGTTTATTTAAGCAGGTTTTTCTTAAGTTCGCAACCTTGAAGAGAATACAAAGGTATTCATTCACATGGCGACAAAGGCGTGAGGAGATGTTGGAGCACAGATTATTTAAATCGGATCATGCAAAGGTTTATCTTCTTGACAAATTCTGACCTACACTTctttagtaaataaataatagagaGCTGCaacactgagaatttcagcttaAAAATTGCTGTTTTATAAATTCACAGAATTTGCTTTTCTGGCTGTTAAAAttcttgtagttttttttacctttaataTTTGCTGATGATAATTTCCCTCAATGCCGTATTTTATTACTTTCTGTCCATGGAAGCAAGTCAGAAATAACCTATTTGCTTTGTGCAGTGTTCTGTGGTGAATAAATAGCATGACTTCTTTGGAAATTAAAATCCGAAAAACTGTATATTGCATTTACCATATAGCTCACAAGATATACAGTAGGTGGGAATGGTAACATCTTTATTGTATTCGAATGGGTAGCAATAAAAAAACTATATCAAGTCAGCATTTAGGTATATGAAAAAAGAGATAAGACAAATTCCATCTAAATCACCAGTTCCTCCCTGATACTAATATAGAACATACAGTATAGTCATCAGCCACAGCCTGACAACTGCACAAATCAAAAACTCTCATTCTCCTACTACCAGTTCTGCAATTATTAAAGCAATATTTCATTTTGGTACATTTCAACTTTTCAACTCTTCAGTAGCACCACGGGCTTTAAATATTGTTTAAAGCCCGtgcaatttttaattaaaagaattaaaattttaaaaaaactagTTATAATGTATTTCttgtttaaattaatttaacttCAGCGACATGCCGTACAAGTATATATACTTAATCATGTAAAATAGCCAACTGTCTTCATGCAGATCTTTGAAAATGGCAGCCCCACAAAGGTTCACAATGTGAAACCAATAactgacaaactgtctgctgGGTAAATCATTCATACAGATGTCAGGAGTCCCAAGAATGATATACAACCCCAGCAGTGACTGTAGAGGACAACAAGCTGCACCATCATTAATCTTTTCAACAGGTATATTGGCAATACCTGCAATATTCAGCATACGTAGGTGCGTAGGTGCGTAAGTGCACACGATTTCCTCCCCACATTCCCCACATGGTACATGTCAAACTAACATGCAAGGCTGAAGGTGTTCCAGTAGAACATTGTATTCTAATTTGATAATAATTGTTATGCACTTGTTAATGTTCTATCTAATGTGTGTATAGTTCCCAGAGTGGCCATGTGTCTTTTGTTTGGGTGATGACAGTGAGTGAGATACTCTTGGCTGTCTCATTCCAATAACATTATTAAATCAATAATagagttttttctttaatggcACATATAAAATGTCACACTGGCCAACTGTACTCGGCACTCTTTCATCTCACAAACTGATTCGTTGGCTAGTATATGTGGGTTGTAACGGCAGTCACGCTGTGCAAATATAATCCTGCGTTTCTGACACTGCCTCAGTTTTGCTGCAGGCTCGCTTTAGTCGCCAGAGTTCCAAATATTTCTCGCAGTGCGATCTCGGATTGCTGTTCTGGATCGATGACCCCAGAGCTGACCACGTTTCTTTCACGACTGCCAACTTTCTTGTCGGACGGCGTCATGCAGTTTCAAAAGGCCTTCGAGTGTTGTTTAAATAGTGTGGCATCAGTAACTCGTGATGACATAAAATTCATAAAGACTTGGTTCAGTCTACAGATACTTTAGTTAGAAAGCTTGCAGTTTGGCACacaaacagaagcaaacagCATCAAATCAAATTGAACTGCCATacggtaataaaaaaaaaagtttccattCACAAAAGAGAACAACACCGCTAGTGTGCTTTTGATGCTTGATTCTACTCTGAGACATCACTGAATCGTGTAACTATTTTGTTTGTTGAATATTTGCATAATACATGAAGCTCTGAGAGGACAATGGAGCACTagaaaggcacaaaaaaaaatgccacagctCTGGTGAATGCCACCACTGGTTGAAATGTGGATCAATGTGTtcataatacaaaataaaataatttattcttGTGATTGACACACTATGAAGAATGACCTTACCTAACCAAACTGTATATGTGTAACTAATTTAAGGGTAAAATTTACAGCTTGACAAGGCAGTCTTTGTAAGAGGAAAGCACCCCCTCCTTCAATTCTTCTGTGTATCTGGTTTTATGTATCTGgacataataataaatatctGATTCctaccaggtcttaaaattaggtacaTACAACCTAATTATAACAACACATTATAAATTacaattaccgtatttttcggactatacgtcgctccggagtataggtcgcaccagccaaaaaatgcataataaagaagaaaaaaataatataggtcgcactggactataagtcgcactttttgggggggaggggggggggggggggggggggggttgatagaatccgagacccagagcagaaattccatcttgaacggcaatttaaaataatggattaaagaacaggacgaacacggttacgcctacgttatgctaacgtagcacattcagctacatgacgcacaacgaacacgtgttcggtatgttaacgtaacattaagttattcagataaccatagcataaagaacatactaacaagttaaccaaaccatcaatccattgaattcttcatcctcggtgtcacttctaaacaattccgtacactccgtagacgaagcgccgcttcctcttctgtgtcgcgttagtcagactcgtcgtcagctgcagttccaattattccagcctttctgaatcccaacaggatggtttgtcactgaagcccatgttttcttgatccatccaatgacttccaggaaagttgggtggcgcattctcccagttgccgttaagctgtgctctccatccatcatccactgcgcccacaggttacgcaagactgccttaaagctgcagttcacggagatgtcaagtggctggagtattttggttcatgtgttataaatgtcacatatacgtcactccggagtataggtcgcacccccagtcaaactatgaaaaaaagtgcgacttatactccggaaaatacggtaatcattgtttaataaaaacatctaATCCAAattgcagaagcagtg
The sequence above is a segment of the Archocentrus centrarchus isolate MPI-CPG fArcCen1 chromosome 10, fArcCen1, whole genome shotgun sequence genome. Coding sequences within it:
- the LOC115787213 gene encoding teneurin-2-like; the encoded protein is MDLKDRRNRSLTRGRCSKDSQYNTSSLDADECRVPTQKSYSSSETLKAFDHEQRLHYGGCVTDLVHHEADEYSRQGGNFTLAELGVCEPSPPPHPAAVPYCPDLGLLQRGYSLSAGSDADSDPEGPLSPERAIQLWAGRGGVKSRRSSGVSSRENSALTLTDSENDNKSDDESGPEEQH